The following coding sequences lie in one Montipora foliosa isolate CH-2021 chromosome 11, ASM3666993v2, whole genome shotgun sequence genomic window:
- the LOC137976122 gene encoding ribonuclease H1-like isoform X2, with protein MVRLEVIRRRECEKYVKGFPGARFKKFSTNEEAENFVCGSDCNADSSTAPISNGQSKKRSYQEMCDSNGFNNTTTWRNYKHHKSSSSTTSSHSAASSSSWLSSLDDSVLIVDRPIVYTDGCCTKNGRRGARAGVGVYWGPEHSKNISDRLEGEQTNQRAEIMAAVKALETAKALGHKTLEIRTDSKYTINGATDWCLRWKKNGWKTINGTEVKNKTEFQTLTKLCDEIDVKWTHVPGHRGIPGNEAADSLARSGSLK; from the exons GAGAGAGTGTGAGAAATATGTCAAAGGCTTTCCTGGAGCTCGTTTCAAGAAGTTTTCCACAAATGAGGAAGCTGAAAATTTTGTTTGTGGTAGTGACTGCAATGCTGATTCCTCTACAGCACCAATATCAAAT GGTCAAAGTAAAAAGAGATCTTATCAGGAGATGTGTGACAGTAATGGATTCAATAATACAACGACTTGGAGAAACTATAAGCATCATAAATCTTCCTCATCCACTACTTCCAGTCATTCTGCTGCATCTAGTAGTTCCTGGTTGTCATCTCTAGATGACAGTGTCCTGATTGTTGATCGTCCTATAGTTTATACTGATGGTTGCTGCACAAAGAATGGCCGACGTGGCGCCAGGGCAGGCGTTGGAGTTTACTGGGGACCTGAGCATTCAAA GAATATCAGTGATCGTTTGGAAGGAGAGCAAACCAATCAAAGAGCAGAAATCATG GCTGCTGTTAAGGCACTTGAAACTGCTAAGGCATTGGGACATAAAACACTGGAAATCAGGACCGACAGCAAGTACACTATAAATG GAGCTACAGATTGGTGTCTGAGATGGAAGAAAAATGGATGGAAAACAATAAACGGAACAGAAGTCAAGAACAAGACTGAATTTCAGACACTGACAAAACTGTGTGATGAAATTGATGTCAAATGG aCACATGTCCCTGGACATCGAGGCATACCAGGCAACGAAGCTGCAGACAGCCTAGCGCGATCAGGGTCATTGAAATAa
- the LOC137976122 gene encoding ribonuclease H1-like isoform X1 produces MLSKLQKIVEAFTMGPKGGYYAVRSGRKIGVFRTWRECEKYVKGFPGARFKKFSTNEEAENFVCGSDCNADSSTAPISNGQSKKRSYQEMCDSNGFNNTTTWRNYKHHKSSSSTTSSHSAASSSSWLSSLDDSVLIVDRPIVYTDGCCTKNGRRGARAGVGVYWGPEHSKNISDRLEGEQTNQRAEIMAAVKALETAKALGHKTLEIRTDSKYTINGATDWCLRWKKNGWKTINGTEVKNKTEFQTLTKLCDEIDVKWTHVPGHRGIPGNEAADSLARSGSLK; encoded by the exons ATGCTTTCTAAACTACAGAAGATCGTTGAAGCCTTCACAATGGGACCGAAAGGAGGTTATTACGCTGTACGAAGTGGAAGGAAGATAGGGGTATTTCGAACATG GAGAGAGTGTGAGAAATATGTCAAAGGCTTTCCTGGAGCTCGTTTCAAGAAGTTTTCCACAAATGAGGAAGCTGAAAATTTTGTTTGTGGTAGTGACTGCAATGCTGATTCCTCTACAGCACCAATATCAAAT GGTCAAAGTAAAAAGAGATCTTATCAGGAGATGTGTGACAGTAATGGATTCAATAATACAACGACTTGGAGAAACTATAAGCATCATAAATCTTCCTCATCCACTACTTCCAGTCATTCTGCTGCATCTAGTAGTTCCTGGTTGTCATCTCTAGATGACAGTGTCCTGATTGTTGATCGTCCTATAGTTTATACTGATGGTTGCTGCACAAAGAATGGCCGACGTGGCGCCAGGGCAGGCGTTGGAGTTTACTGGGGACCTGAGCATTCAAA GAATATCAGTGATCGTTTGGAAGGAGAGCAAACCAATCAAAGAGCAGAAATCATG GCTGCTGTTAAGGCACTTGAAACTGCTAAGGCATTGGGACATAAAACACTGGAAATCAGGACCGACAGCAAGTACACTATAAATG GAGCTACAGATTGGTGTCTGAGATGGAAGAAAAATGGATGGAAAACAATAAACGGAACAGAAGTCAAGAACAAGACTGAATTTCAGACACTGACAAAACTGTGTGATGAAATTGATGTCAAATGG aCACATGTCCCTGGACATCGAGGCATACCAGGCAACGAAGCTGCAGACAGCCTAGCGCGATCAGGGTCATTGAAATAa
- the LOC137976122 gene encoding ribonuclease H1-like isoform X3, translating into MLSKLQKIVEAFTMGPKGGYYAVRSGRKIGVFRTWRECEKYVKGFPGARFKKFSTNEEAENFVCGSDCNADSSTAPISNGQSKKRSYQEMCDSNGFNNTTTWRNYKHHKSSSSTTSSHSAASSSSWLSSLDDSVLIVDRPIVYTDGCCTKNGRRGARAGVGVYWGPEHSKNISDRLEGEQTNQRAEIMAAVKALETAKALGHKTLEIRTDSKYTINDTCPWTSRHTRQRSCRQPSAIRVIEIRIYMYFP; encoded by the exons ATGCTTTCTAAACTACAGAAGATCGTTGAAGCCTTCACAATGGGACCGAAAGGAGGTTATTACGCTGTACGAAGTGGAAGGAAGATAGGGGTATTTCGAACATG GAGAGAGTGTGAGAAATATGTCAAAGGCTTTCCTGGAGCTCGTTTCAAGAAGTTTTCCACAAATGAGGAAGCTGAAAATTTTGTTTGTGGTAGTGACTGCAATGCTGATTCCTCTACAGCACCAATATCAAAT GGTCAAAGTAAAAAGAGATCTTATCAGGAGATGTGTGACAGTAATGGATTCAATAATACAACGACTTGGAGAAACTATAAGCATCATAAATCTTCCTCATCCACTACTTCCAGTCATTCTGCTGCATCTAGTAGTTCCTGGTTGTCATCTCTAGATGACAGTGTCCTGATTGTTGATCGTCCTATAGTTTATACTGATGGTTGCTGCACAAAGAATGGCCGACGTGGCGCCAGGGCAGGCGTTGGAGTTTACTGGGGACCTGAGCATTCAAA GAATATCAGTGATCGTTTGGAAGGAGAGCAAACCAATCAAAGAGCAGAAATCATG GCTGCTGTTAAGGCACTTGAAACTGCTAAGGCATTGGGACATAAAACACTGGAAATCAGGACCGACAGCAAGTACACTATAAATG aCACATGTCCCTGGACATCGAGGCATACCAGGCAACGAAGCTGCAGACAGCCTAGCGCGATCAGGGTCATTGAAATAaggatatacatgtattttcctTAA